The following coding sequences lie in one Lolium perenne isolate Kyuss_39 chromosome 2, Kyuss_2.0, whole genome shotgun sequence genomic window:
- the LOC127336310 gene encoding cellulose synthase-like protein D3: MKLKLDQTVLQVLKGVIGRFYFCCLMRPGLPGNEHRTRESQQPLPPRIPPLVASFLRLQTIAGNLPWRSTQVWRRPIDAQQVRQQSVREQRGARRIDKMSNPQGKKGNRNTGGGGPTGARSSGQGMKFARRTASGRYLSLSREDIDMEGELAADYANYTVQIPPTPDNQPMMDGAEPTTVAMKAEEQYVSNSLFTGGFNSVTRAHLMDRVIDSDVTHPQMAGVKGARCAMPACDGKVMRNERGEDMDPCECRFKICRDCYLDAQKDGCICPGCKEHYKIGEYADDDPNDVSSGKLHLPGPGGLNNNKSLLARNQNGEFDHNRWLFESSGTYGYGNAFMPKGGMYEDDLDEDGLGGDGAMQDLNQKPFKPLTRKMPMPASIISPYRIFIVIRMFVLIFYLTWRIRNPNMEALWLWGMSIVCELWFAFSWLLDMLPKVNPINRSTDLAVLKEKFETPTPSNPHGRSDLPGLDVFVSTADPEKEPVLTTANTILSILAVDYPVEKLACYVSDDGGALLTFEAMAEAASFANIWVPFCKKHDIEPRNPDSYFSIKGDPTKGKRRSDFVKDRRKVKREYDEFKVRINGLPDSIRRRSDAFNAREDMKMLKHLRETGADPSEQPKVKKATWMADGTHWPGTWAASAPDHAKGNHAGILQVMLRPPSPDTLYGMHDEEQLIDYSDVDIRLPMLVYMSREKRPGYDHNKKAGAMNALVRCSAVMSNGPFILNFDCDHYINNAQAVREAMCFMMDRGGERICYIQFPQRFEGIDPSDRYANHNTVFFDGNMRALDGLQGPMYVGTGCMFRRFALYGFDPPRTAEYTGWMFKKKKVTTFKQDPESDTQSLKTEDFDAELTAQLVPRRFGNSSAMLASIPVAEFQARPIADHPAILHGRPPGSLTVPRAPLDPPTVAEAVSVISCWYEDKTEWGERVGWIYGSVTEDVVTGYRMHNRGWRSVYWISKRDAFLGTAPINMTDRLHQVLRWATGSVEIFFSRNNAFLASRRLMFLQRVAYLNVGIYPFTSIFLLTYCFIPALSLFSGFFIVQTLNVAFLCYLLTITITLIALGVLEVKWSGIELEDWWRNEQFWLISGTSAHLYAVVQGLLKVMAGIEISFTLTAKAAAEDNEDIYADLYVVKWSSLLIPPITIGMINIIAIAFAFARTVYSDNPRWGKFIGGGFFSFWVLAHLYPFAKGLMGRRGKTPTIVFVWSGLISITISLLWVAISPPDANSSGGVRGAGFQFP; this comes from the exons ATGAAACTGAAGTTGGACCAAACTGTGCTTCAAGTTCTGAAGGGGGTTATTGGGAGATTTTATTTCTGTTGCCTAAT GAGACCAGGTCTCCCTGGCAACGAGCACCGCACACGCGAGAGCCAGCAGCCTCTTCCTCCCCGTATCCCTCCCCTTGTCGCGTCATTCCTGCGTTTGCAAACCATTGCAGGCAACCTTCCATGGAGGAGCACACAGGTGTGGCGGCGTCCAATTGACGCGCAACAGGTGCGCCAACAGAGCGTGAGAGAACAGAGAGGAGCACGTAGGATAGATAAAATGTCGAACCCGCAGGGGAAGAAGGGGAACAGGAACACAGGCGGCGGCGGGCCGACTGGCGCGCGGTCGTCGGGGCAGGGAATGAAGTTCGCTCGCCGGACTGCGAGCGGGCGGTACCTTAGCCTGTCGCGTGAGGACATCGACATGGAGGGCGAACTGGCGGCGGACTACGCCAACTACACGGTGCAGATCCCGCCGACGCCGGACAACCAGCCCATGATGGACGGCGCGGAGCCGACGACAGTGGCAATGAAGGCCGAGGAGCAGTACGTGTCCAACTCGCTCTTCACCGGCGGGTTCAACAGCGTCACGCGCGCCCACCTCATGGACAGGGTCATCGACTCCGACGTGACGCACCCGCAGATGGCCGGCGTCAAGGGAGCCCGCTGCGCCATGCCGGCCTGCGACGGCAAGGTCATGCGCAACGAGCGCGGCGAGGACATGGACCCCTGCGAGTGTAGGTTCAAGATCTGCCGTGACTGCTACCTGGACGCGCAGAAGGACGGGTGCATCTGCCCGGGGTGCAAGGAGCACTACAAGATCGGCGAGTACGCCGACGACGACCCCAACGACGTGTCGTCAGGGAAGCTCCACCTCCCGGGCCCCGGCGGCCTCAACAACAACAAGTCCCTTCTCGCCCGAAACCAGAACGGCGAGTTCGACCATAACCGGTGGCTCTTCGAGAGCTCCGGCACCTATGGCTACGGCAACGCGTTCATGCCCAAGGGCGGCATGTACGAGGACGACCTAGACGAGGACGGcctcggcggcgacggcgccATGCAGGACCTCAACCAGAAGCCGTTCAAGCCGCTAACGCGCAAAATGCCGATGCCGGCGTCCATCATCAGCCCGTACCGGATCTTCATTGTCATCCGGATGTTCGTGCTCATCTTCTACCTCACGTGGCGTATCCGCAACCCCAACATGGAGGCGCTCTGGCTGTGGGGCATGTCCATCGTCTGCGAGCTCTGGTTCGCCTTCTCCTGGCTGCTCGACATGCTCCCCAAGGTGAACCCCATCAACCGGAGCACCGACCTCGCCGTGCTCAAGGAGAAGTTCGAGACGCCGACCCCGTCCAACCCGCACGGCAGGTCCGACCTGCCTGGCCTGGACGTGTTCGTGTCCACGGCCGACCCGGAGAAGGAGCCGGTGCTCACCACGGCCAACACTATTCTGTCCATCTTGGCCGTGGACTACCCAGTGGAGAAGCTCGCATGCTACGTTTCGGATGATGGTGGCGCGCTGCTGACCTTCGAGGCGATGGCGGAGGCGGCCAGCTTCGCCAACATCTGGGTGCCGTTCTGCAAGAAGCACGACATCGAGCCCCGCAACCCCGACAGCTATTTCAGCATCAAAGGAGACCCGACCAAGGGCAAGCGGCGGTCGGACTTCGTCAAGGACCGGCGCAAGGTGAAGCGGGAGTACGATGAGTTCAAGGTGCGCATCAACGGCCTCCCGGACTCCATCCGCCGGCGCTCCGACGCCTTCAACGCCCGCGAGGACATGAAGATGCTCAAGCACCTCCGCGAGACGGGCGCCGACCCGTCTGAGCAGCCCAAAGTGAAGAAGGCGACCTGGATGGCCGACGGCACGCATTGGCCGGGTACTTGGGCCGCGTCGGCGCCTGACCACGCCAAAGGAAATCACGCTGGCATACTTCAG GTGATGCTGAGGCCGCCGTCACCAGACACACTCTACGGGATGCACGACGAGGAGCAGCTGATCGACTACAGCGATGTGGACATCCGGCTGCCGATGCTGGTATACATGTCAAGGGAGAAGCGGCCAGGGTACGACCATAACAAGAAGGCCGGAGCCATGAATGCGCTGGTGCGGTGCTCCGCCGTCATGTCCAATGGCCCCTTCATCCTCAACTTCGACTGCGACCACTACATCAACAACGCGCAGGCCGTCCGCGAGGCCATGTGCTTCATGATGGACCGCGGTGGCGAGCGCATCTGCTACATCCAGTTCCCGCAGAGGTTCGAGGGCATCGACCCATCCGACCGCTACGCCAACCACAACACCGTCTTCTTCGATGGGAACATGCGCGCGCTCGACGGTCTCCAGGGGCCAATGTACGTCGGCACGGGCTGTATGTTCCGGCGGTTCGCGCTCTACGGCTTCGACCCGCCCCGCACGGCGGAGTACACCGGATGGATGTTCAAGAAGAAGAAGGTGACCACGTTCAAGCAGGACCCGGAGTCGGACACGCAGTCGCTCAAGACGGAGGACTTCGACGCCGAGCTCACGGCGCAGCTGGTGCCCAGACGTTTCGGCAACTCGTCAGCGATGCTGGCGTCCATCCCCGTGGCCGAGTTCCAGGCGCGCCCCATCGCCGACCACCCGGCGATACTGCACGGCAGGCCACCGGGCTCGCTCACCGTGCCTCGCGCGCCGCTCGACCCGCCCACCGTCGCCGAGGCCGTGTCCGTCATCTCCTGCTGGTACGAGGACAAGACAGAGTGGGGCGAGCGCGTGGGGTGGATCTACGGCTCCGTCACCGAGGACGTGGTCACCGGCTACCGCATGCATAACCGCGGCTGGCGCTCCGTCTACTGGATCAGCAAGCGCGACGCCTTCCTCGGCACAGCCCCCATCAACATGACCGACCGCCTGCACCAG GTGCTGCGATGGGCGACGGGTTCGGTGGAGATCTTCTTCTCGCGGAACAACGCGTTCCTGGCGTCACGGAGACTCATGTTCCTGCAGCGGGTGGCCTACCTCAACGTCGGCATCTACCCCTTCACCTCCATCTTCCTGCTCACCTACTGCTTTATCCCGGCGCTCTCCCTCTTCTCCGGCTTCTTCATCGTGCAGACGCTCAACGTCGCCTTCCTCTGCTACCTcctcaccatcaccatcaccctCATCGCGCTTGGGGTCCTCGAGGTCAAGTGGTCCGGCATAGAGCTCGAGGACTGGTGGCGCAACGAGCAGTTCTGGCTCATCTCAG GCACAAGCGCGCACCTTTACGCCGTGGTGCAGGGGCTGCTCAAGGTGATGGCCGGGATCGAGATCTCCTTCACGCTCACGGccaaggcggcggcggaggacaaCGAGGACATCTACGCGGATCTCTACGTCGTCAAGTGGTCGTCACTGCTCATCCCGCCAATCACCATCGGCATGATCAACATCATCGCCATCGCCTTCGCCTTCGCCCGCACGGTTTACAGCGACAACCCACGGTGGGGCAAGTTCATCGGCGGCGGCTTCTTCAGCTTCTGGGTGCTCGCGCATCTCTACCCATTTGCAAAGGGTCTTATGGGCCGCCGCGGCAAAACGCCCACCATCGTCTTCGTCTGGTCAGGCCTCATCTCCATCACTATCTCCCTCCTATGGGTCGCCATCAGTCCGCCCGACGCAAATTCTTCTGGCGGTGTTCGCGGCGCCGGGTTTCAGTTTCCTTGA